The following DNA comes from Gadus chalcogrammus isolate NIFS_2021 chromosome 12, NIFS_Gcha_1.0, whole genome shotgun sequence.
GCCCGGGCTAACTCAGTGACAGTGAATGGACCATCATCGATGTCTAGGTTCCGAAGGACTGGTGGAATTTCTTCCTCGGCCCCATCTGCTGTTGAACCCAGAAGGCTTCGGAAGTGGTTGAACCAGGTTGCCTTCCTCTCCTCAGGGCTGTGACCTTCAACCTGTCCCTCCTTTGTCCTTTTCCGCCCAGTCATTTCGTTGATGACCCTCCAGGATTCCCCATACTGTTTTTCGCCTTGCGCAGCCTGCACCCTTCGCACTTTCTCCATCAGTTCCTCCCCCTTGATGTTGTCGTAGGTACTGAACAGTAGCTGCTTGGCTTCTCTCAGTTCCCCACGTCTCTGCTGGGTTGGTTCACGCTCAAAGTTGAGGCGTGCTTCCTCCACACTTCCTCGTGCCGTTACGACCTCCGGATGTTTGGACCTCAGGGAGGTTCTGGCTCTGTccaacacgggcacacacatcCTGGTTGCCTCCTCGTTTGCAGCGACAAATCTCATATATTCGCTGCTGGGCTCCGCTCCCTTGTCCAGCTGCTGGAACCGAATCCTGACTTCCTCAGTGTACCTGGTTTGAAGGCCAGGATCGTTTGCGAATGCCTTCCAATCGTGCCGGATCTTGGGACTAGGCTTGGGGACCCTGAGGCTCAGTCGCACCCTCATGGACACCACAGGGTGGTCCGAACCCACCGAGCTGAACGAACTGTATGGTTCGGCATTAAGGATGGAGTTCCTCCATTTTCTCCTCACAAGTATATAGTCCAGTTGGCGTACCATACGTGTGGCTCGATCCTGGAAGGTCCATCTCTTGCCTTGTCTTTTCTGGAACAAGGTGTTCGCTGCCAGTAGTTCGTGCTCCATGAGAAGGGCGGTGAGGTATGCACCATTGCGGTTGGTAGAGTCGTGGTATGGGAAGGGTGTGTCCTCTGGTCCGAGCCTTGCATTGAAGTCCCCCAGGATTGCCAGGAAGTTGTGTGCTGGAACACCTCGCACGGCTGTTGCCAGGTCCTCGAAGAACTTCTCCGCCTCCTCAGTTGGGGCCACGTTGGTGGGTGAGTACACGACTATTTAGTTTGTTAATGGGTTAGATGAGAACTCTGCAATAAGGATCCTTTCGGTGTGTTGGTAAACCCAACGGAGAGCCTTACGCGCCCGAGAGCCCAGCAGTAGCCCCACGCCGCCTGTTGCGGCCTGGGCCTCGTTTCGCCACGCAGACGAGGTGATGAACGTGCATCTCTCTACTTTGTGGTAAACGATCTGGTCATCAGTGTGCACTCTTCTGTGTTCGAGGACTCCCAGGATCTCCACTCCCCGCTCCTCAGCACAGTGTGCTAGCTCCACCAATCTAGCTTCTTCTCTCACTGTACATGCGTTGAAGGTTCCCATTACAAATGGTCTCCGACAGCGCATGAGTGCATTGGACGGGGTGCTGTGATCGGACAGGACCCTCCCTGGTTTCCCAGGGTTTTAGGTCCTGTCGTCATGGTGTCCTCCAGAGGGAGGACCAGCACCACCGTCCGCTGCGTTGCTCCTGCGGACTCCCGCCGCTGGAAGTATAGGGTTTGGGATAACTTTGTTCTTCATGGTTGTCTTTACTATGCTAATTAAGTACTGTGGGGCGCAACTCCTCGCAGTCCCGGTTTTAGTTTAGAGTTTTACGTCATACCCAGGacagaaatgaataaataaatgatgatgataaaGATTGTAAAAGCCAATAGGGATAAAAGTTAGGACCACAGTCCAGATTGTGTAGGGGGGCTAATATATGTTAACTAACTAGGTGATCAGATGGACAGTGGCTATACACAGTATAGCTAGTCTAACTTTCCAACCCATTTTTGTGTAGCCCACCTTTGTGAAATGTGTGGGGCAAAATGTGTGATAAACAGGAAAAGGCCCTGCCACACCTGACACCTGGAATGGGGTAATCTTGGCATTACTGTTGAACTAGGTTATGTATTCATGAACTGATACTTGATCAATCATATTCCATAAGCACTGACCTAGATTACATCTGACACTTTTGAAGGTTTCCAAAAGATAAAGATGTGAGGAAGAAGTGGGAAGGGGCTTTGAGGAGAAAAGGATTCGCTGCAAGTGATTATTCAGTTATCTGCAGTCAACTTTTTAAGCAGGCTGATTTTGACAGGACGGGTCAGATTGTCAGACTACTTGATGGTGTTATTCCATCCCTCTTCAGCTTCCCGGTTCGCCTCCAAAGATTAGGTGTATCATCATAAGGCTAGcattcataaatgtaaatattataTTGTCAAAACAAACTTATCCttttgtatattgtattgtgtattatgtataattatgtattattattatttgattttattatctTGTTTTTTGAATATTAAAGTtgcttttttcttattttctctgTTCTGTGGTGTCTTAGAGCACTGTgtaaagcactatataaatataatgtattattattataaggtcCTGAAAGTTGCAGAGAGGGTGATCCGCCAAGCTTCCACAATGCAAGCTCAAGCTCCTAAGGTGTCAACAGTCCTACACATCGTCCGAGGGGAGATTGGAATAGAGGATATATTTCTGCTTGGGGAACACATTGAGGAGACACAGTTTGGCATCGACAACCACCATTCGGACTTGCTCTCATTGGTTGTGTCGGTGTTTCATAAGCTAAAGCTACACCACATTGCCAAACTCTCTTCAACTACAGAAAGGAAGCACAAGAAAGAAGCTGTGCAAAACAGTCCTCTTTCAGGggttttaaccctaaccctggctgCTTATTGTCTTTTGAATTTCACTAGTTCTGGTCTGATAATTTtcctgtatatttatatttaccgGTATCTATATTATTTCCTGTAAATAAACATTCCATCAGCAGATTTGTATTATGATGCATTCTCATTTTAGGCAAAGTATAAGAAAAAACTGTATAATTGTAACCATGAATAAGTCATTCAAGGAACAATATTTAAATACTAACATTGTTGGGTAAGATAGAATTTGGTTTTATTCTGAATCCAGTGAAAAAGACTGGTGGTTTTAGCTGATATAAAAACTTTCAGGTGTATATAcatgttttatgtttaaataTTTGGCTGACGCTTTTTTGCTAAAGCGGCATACATATAAAACAATCACTGTAAACATAATCATTTAAGGAAAGAATGTTAAtagtaaatacaaaatatcagTACAAAGTGTCAAAGACAGAATAAACTGCTGCTGCAGCCACAATCAGAGATGCAGTCTATAAGGTCCCtaagatatatacatatctaatGTATTCATACATTGTTTATGCAGGATAAATATGTCATATTGTTTCTTCAACTTAAAAATAGCTGaccgttttttttccccttctcaGGGATTATGTTCCCAGTTTTGATCTCGGATGTCAGGTCACTTAGAGCATATCAGAATATTCTATTAGTGTTAAGCCAACTACAGTATGAATAATttaacacgccaaaccatgtgtcctttatcatagctacacgtatgacaaaaaaacgcatgaaaatctgtggtattcagtgaggtatgattaattaaatgcactgacagttcattgctccagccaaatggattacactgagtggagcggatgaccactccaagatggcggccccgcgtctcgtcagcgccagtaggcggtagcgttcgatgctccgtctacgATATAAGGTGTCTGTACTGTTCTCTCTATGTGTTTTACTTCTAAAGTGTTGACATAGATAAACAGCCAGCCAATCTCCATTTCAAGAGCCAGGAAGTGAGCGTGCATGCTCCTTTATTGACTTCTTAAACAGCAGGTAAGTCAGGATGACAGCATTGAATCGGAGTGAAACTAGAAAAGAAAGATACAAAAAATGCTTTCATGGACTGCTATGAAATAACAGGTAAGTATATGATGGTACAGTTGTCTTACAGGCTCAAACACATTACGCTGCTACTTTCTTACAAACTTAGAAAACCTATCAGTAAACTCGTCAATATAAATCAATATAAATTGTTCAACATGTAAAGAATGTGTAACACTTACAGTCATTGCTTTCTGAGGGATACACACAAAGGATTACTCAAGGATTAACAGCCATGAGATGATGATACAAACATGCCATCATGTCTCCTCACTGTTGTGTTTACACTGttacttcctgcttcctgttaCTAGGTTGCTCACAATACCTTTGCAACAATAAAACGTTTCAACAGTAACTTTAAGTgtcttttaaaataaaacatattcaGGGCAGAACACTCCCCGTCTGGCAAATACTGATGCCACTGAAGACTTAACTTTCCTAACTTGACCTTTGACTTTCCTTTGCCAGGAGTAAGACCACAGCTGAGATAGGCCTTAAGAATGTCTTTATTTTGTCTTGCGATGTTGTCCTGACCTCAACTTTGCGGACCTTCCCATCACCACTTGGACTGGTAGAAGTGACCAAACCCATTGGCCACTCATGGCGGGGTGATTGGCTCTGTTTAAGTACCACAATGTCTCCAACTTCCAGGTTTGGACATGCCGTGTGCCACTTACGCCTTGTTTGAAGTGTGTGGCCACCAGGCACAGACCTGGTGGCCAGATCAGCTGGGTTTTGATCCGTAGGCACATAATGCCACTGTTGGGGGGAGGTTGTCCTGCGTATCCGGTGAACACGATTGTGTACATACACAAAGAATCGCTCAGAGCTATTGTGTATATAGCTGAGGACAACTTTGCTGTCACAGTAAAACCTCAGTGCGTCTGGCTTGTGGTCAAGCTCATCGAGGATCAGTTCAGCCATCTCGACGGCCAGCACAGCGCCACATAGTTCGAGGCAAGGGGTGGTGGGCTCTGGTTGAGGGGCCAGCTTTGCTTTCCGGAGCACAAAGCCAACTCTACAATGCCCTTTTGTCAGGACAACCCTCAAATAAGCTACTGCTCCTATAGCCCAGCTATAAGCATCCGAAAAGAGACACAACTCTGTGTATGTGGCACTGGATAGAGACTGTTGTATGTATGAGCGGGGAAGATGGAGGCTACTCAAATCCTGCAGTGATTCTTTCCATGTTTCCCACTTGTTAAACTTTTCTGCAGGAAGTTCAGTGTCCCATTCATGAACGTCAGCAGAAAGTTCCCTGAGCAGTGCTCGCCCCCTGATGGTCACTGGTGCGACCAAGCCCAATAGGTCAAAGAGGCTATTGACGGTGGATAGCACTCCACGGCGGGTGAACGGCTTGTCGTTGACTGCAACTCTGAATGTGAAAGTGTCAGAGTCTATGTTCCAGCACAAACCAAGGCTTCTTTGTACTGGAAGCACTTCTTCATCAAGGCCCAAGTCTTTTAGGCCCGCAGCCAGTTCTCCAGGTGTGAAAGCTTGCATCACTGCGACACTGTTAAAGGCGATTTTATGCAGTTTAAGATTTGATTCTGCCAGTGAAGCTTGAGTGCGCTTGAGTGCGCTTGAGCAGATCAATGGCTTCGGCTTCAGTTGGGAGGGAGATGAGCCCATCATCCACATAAAAGTGTCGCTCGACGAAGTGGCGAGAGTCAGAGCCGTACTTCTGTTCACCTTCCTGGGCAGCTCTCCGAAGGCCATATATAGCCACTGCAGATGAAGGGCTGTTCCCAAACACATGGACTCGCATTCTATACTCTGCCACCTCCTTACTAAGATCGTTATCCTTGTGCCAGAGGAATCTTAAGTAATTTCTGTGGTCTTCCCTCACCAAAAACCCATAGAACATTTGTTGGATGTCAGCGGTTAGGGCAACAAGCTCCTTTCTGAACCTGAGCAGTACTCCATGGAGGGAGTTGTTCATGTCGGGGCCTGAAAGCAAGACATTGTTAAGGGAGATGCCACACAACCCGTATCTGACCCGGCTTTTGGGGGTGATACACCCCAAAAATAGGTAAGTACCAACACTCTGCATTCTCGGGGACAGGGGGAGCTTCCTCAGCGTGTCCATTTTCAAAGAGCTTCTCCATAAAGGCAACCAACTGTTCTTTCATTTCAGAATTTTTGTTGAGTGTACATTGCAAGGAGTGGAGGCGAGAGAGGGCTTGAGCACGGTTATTTGGaagccgtggtctgggtgaccTGAATGGTAAGGGACCAATCCAGCTGTTCTTCTCATCTCTCTGGGGCTCTTCCTGCATGATCTCCAGAAATGTTTCATCCTCGAAAGACAAAGCAGGTTTGTCATCATTCTCTGTTCTCCTGAACACACTGCATCCAAGTTTGTCTTCGGCAGGCACACTGATGGCAGAATAGCTGGACTATTGGGTAGAAAGGGCGTGCCTGTGCTCCCCGCCGTAGCTCGCTTTTTCTTTAACACAGATGTGTTTCTGACATGGTGTTAGAAAAGATGGACGTCCATTCTGCAGGACGTTGGTCTTAAAGACAGCTACAGTGGGCTTGTGAGCACTTTCAATGCAGACCTCCCCCACTATCACCCACCCTAAATCCAAACGCTGGGCAAAAGGTGAATTGTGTGGCCCAATGATTTGCTGTCTCACCTTGTGAACACGTATGAGGTCCCGCCCTAGTAAGATCAGGATCTGCGCTTCAGGATCAGGCTTTGGGATGTGAGGTGCCACAGGTCTTAAGTGAGCATGGGAAAGAGCAACCTCTGGTGAAGGGATTTCTGAACGATTGGTCATTATCTCATTACATTCAATGAGTGGCGGTAAGTCTAAACACACTTCACCATTCATTGCTTCTATCTGAAAACCGACTGCCTTCCTTCCAGTCATTTCAATGGTACCAGCACAGGTTCTCATCAAGTAGGGTTAAGGGGTGCCTCGGATGCCAAAGAGCTGGAAAAACACAGCTCTAGCCAGGGAGCGATTGCTTTGGTCATCAAGGATAGCATACTTCTTGACTGAGCGTTCCTTTTGTCCCTGTGGGAAAACTTGCACCAAGCATACCTTTGCGCAAGATCGAGCTGGGAGGCCTCCTCCACATACCTCAGTGCGCCTTGAAGTTACCTCTGGAGGTTGGTTGTTTTGCGGCTCTATGTCTGGCTCAGTCGCAGGTGACACTGCTGGTGAGAGGCTAGCGTCTGGATGCATGGCCGTGCAGTATCGgtcactctcacactcattaCATTTCAGCTCCACAGGACATTCTCTGGCCATGTGAGTAGCAGAGCAGCACCTAAAACATTGTCTGTGATCTTGCAGCAAATTTTTGCGGTCTGTCAGCAGCTTCATTTTAAAGGCTCTGCATTTTTCCAGAGGATGAGCTTTATTGTGAAGTGGACAGTATTTAGCTGGATCACAACTACTTTTCTTCTCCATCTCTGCTCTATACGTCGAGCTTGAGCCTGCTGTTACTGACACGTCTGTCTTATGGACAGATATAGCTGCCTTCACACCATCATATTTTGCTGTGGGCCTTTCATTATGGTAATGGTTATGGCTGCTGTTCATCAAGACAAAGCTGGGATCATTTCTGGCCTTTGCCTCACTGCTGACAAAGTCGGCAAAGAAAGAGAACGGGGGATGACAAACTCTGTGATGTTCTTTATACCTTGACCCAGTAGACAGCCATTTTTCTTGTAAGTTTGGTGGCAACTTTTCAACGATGGGGTTAATGCCCCGAGGTGTGTCATGGGAACTGAGTCCAGATAAGTACCCGTCTTCTTTAGCTGAGAGCAGCTCCATGAGCAGGTCACTAAGTTCTCTTAGTTTAATGTTCTCCTTTGAAGTGAGACGAGGAAAATTATCCAGCCGCTTAAATAGAGCACTCTATCACTTCAGGGGTGGCATAGCACTCTCTGAGTCTTGTCCAAGACAGCCGAAGCGCGGCTTGAGGGTTGGTGACGTGTAATGCTCGAATTCTTTTAGGGCTTAATTTTTTCGGTTTAAACGATTaatttgagggttagggttgtgaaATGGCTGAACCAAAAAATCCGAAAaccgttatttttattttttttctcaaacaGGTTTGggggataacatttgaacggtGGGACGTCATTACACGGAATTTCgcggggttggtcagtcttgcgtgctgaacgtagtgacgaaatttgacgtgaaagccttccgtggttttcgaggaaatcgctgtgtttcaatcgtcctgtgtttcaatcgacccggatCTCCCCTACCATAAAAATGTCCATGAACACAGATGAAGAACTCATTCATAAAAAGGGTGCTACTTCAGTTGTATGGAAGTGGTTCGGGTACAAGCAGTCAGACATAGAACAAACTGTTCCGTGTGAGGTTTGTAGAAAGTTTTGCATTTTACAAGTTTTTCAGGGATGGCCTACaaaatcttttttttcagtttgatGTAAAAAAATCTTTGCACAATGACAGCCAAGTGGtgctgattttattttttatcctcCTGGTTCACATAGGCCTAGATTACTTGGTAAtctcatttatttgtattttgttaataaagaaaatatgtatttaaattttGCCTTGgtctttttaatttgtttagagaaaaacagaaaaataatttTAGGTTTAAATCGCAATTTGTCCATTAGTTAGAAAAAAatcgagattttattttttggccaaatcgcccagccctaaatTCTTTTAACATTTTCAGATGATTCCCTTCCCAGCCTTTTTACCAGTAGATCTAACTCTTCACTAGCTGATAGGTCCAAGTCCTGAGTGGCGTTAAAGAAGGAGGACTGCCATGCTCTGAAGCTCTCAGGCTGATCATCAAATTTAGTAAGACCTGTTGTTATTAACTCCCTGCGAGCCAGATATTTAGTAAAGTCTATCATGTTAGAAGATGGAGTAATAGCAGAGCCCTGTGCGTTGTTCCTAGGAGAATGGTCTGAATAACTTGCATGCCTGAATGGAGAGGAGGGCTGCTCCTGATAGGGCTTATAGGAGGAATGAGGGTGTGAGCTTGGGTGCTCAGGCGGGTGTGTCTGGAGCACGGGTGTTGATACGTACTGTCTTGACGTTGTGGGCGAGCCATCATGGTGGTAGGCGGGACTTGATTCAGGGACCTCCTGCCTTGTCAGTGGATGTGTCTCTGTGATATGGGGAGGGGGCGGTGTGTCTGAGGCAGGTGTGTTAGGATTGAAGCTGACCTGAGCCTGATGTTCCAAATATGCCTCTGTTCGCTGTCGAATTGACTGTGGTGAGACGTCACTCCTGACGACGCTGTGCATGTCCTCACATTCTTTTCTTGCTGCAGCATCTAAAACTTCAGCCTCTGCGTTGGCGGCAGCAGCTTCTTTTTCCAGTTCTAGTGCTTCTAGGTTCGCTTCTAGTGTAGCCTTTTCCAAATCTAACTTGGCTTTCTGTTTCTTCAATTCCAACTCTTTTTGTTCGAATGTGACTCTGGTGTGTGCGGCTTCAGCTGCAGCTCTGGCCTTAGCAGCGGCACTAGCCACTGAGCACTTTGAAGAAGATGTGCCCTTGGAGCTGGGCTGTGATGATGCTTTTTCATCCCTTTGTGTTTTCTGGGCTTCCATAACTGTGGCAGATGAATCCTTCTGACAGTATGACCTTTCACTTTACTGTTCTCTCTATGTGTTTTACTTCTAAAGTGATGACATAGATAAACAACTCCTTTTCAAGAGCCAGGAAGTGAGCATGGATGCTCCTTTATTGACTTCTTAAACAGCAGGTCAGTCAGGATGACAGCATTGAATCGGAGTGAAACTAGAAAAGAAAGATACAAAAAATGCTTTGATGGACTGCTATGAAATAACAGTATATGATGGTACAGTTGTCTTACAGGCTCAAACACATTATGCTGCTACTTTCTTACAAACATATCAGTAAACTcgtcaaaataaatcaatataaaTTGTTCAACATGTAAAGAATGTGTAACACTTACAGTCATTGCTTTCTGAGGGATACACACAAAGGATTACTCAAGGATTAACAGCAATGGGATGATACAAACATGCCTTCTCACTGTTGTGTTTACACTGTTACTTACTGCTTCCTGTTACTAGGttgctttcaaaataaaggctCCACAATACCTTTGCAACAATAAAACGTTTCAACAGTAACTTTAAGTgtcttttaacataaaacatatTCAGGGCAGAACAATGTCTATGGGTCCATGCTTCTGGTGCCTTCAAAACAGTCTGAGTTTCCGGGAATTTCGGAGGATGGGACCTTAAGATTGGAGGAAATCGCCTTGAACACTCTGTTAGGTCTGAGACTTCCCTCGGAAATTCGTGAGGAAGTAGAGCTACCCGAGCCTCAGAGTTTACGtcacaacaatggctgcccATTTCATTGATAGACTAAAGTAAACTTGCAGCAAGCACTAATAGGCGAACTTAACACCCATTCTAATATTTGCATTACGATACATTATAGCTTAAAATTATAAACATTAACTGATAAATTCTCCCTTATTTTCAACCATCGCAAGCAGTTCTAATAACTGATTCATCTGATTCAGTGAAGAAGTGCAAAGAGGTCACTGCGGGCATCCATACTTgttgtgagagagagcagagagagaggtcatgtttcccgaagctccgctaggcattggaaaaaacgacttaattcatcgttcagatctactttatcttattttatttacctaacagtatatagtttgtttccgtcgtcctcaatcgctcgattcaacaatacattttggcactttttactcccggatcagaccgcagaaaaagccttggactttcctatcgccaacatgcctctgtattcggatatctcaggcacggagactgggaaatgcacagactgcgccAAACTGAAACAGACATTGGCTTTAATtgaacgagactagcagcagtagaaaaatgcaaaggactatcacaggatacagtgccgatgggtgagtttgctgagctcactcagatacagcaagatgatcaaagctacactgtatccttcccgaagctggacaagagagagacggttccagctgcgtctcactggctcagagtcggcgctaagccaaagcaacataccaaagtgaatcaacaagttcactcaacaccaaatgctaagctaccaaaagctaaagttacatgtatcagccggattagcccgtcactcaaatcaaccctgccactgaagaaccggttcctgccacttcaagagtccacgaacgcgcctgccaccgatgcacccctgagccccgagatgcgtccggacggacagtgcggacagagacggaacaaccagtcgccacggaggcgggctgcgcatgtgtctgccaccgtccaacaagggcccatctcagagaaagcagatgaaccagacactctgattataggagactcaactatcaaggatataaccggtaagaagatcaaaacatgcatcttcccatatggaatggttagtgatatcaaccataaactagccaaaatcatattggaaaaccccaaaatctcacagattattgtgcatgcaggatttaatgatattcaaagagaacagtcagaacttctgaagagggattacactgatctattggatacactggacaaaatacacatcaagtcttccatcagtggacccataccaacagttgacaggggaataaacagattcagtcttctacttgcactgaatacatggctttccagagtctgcaatgaaagaggaagggactttattgacaatttcaacttattctgggggcgcaaatatcttttcagagcagatggcctacatccaaacaggttaggctcaaaacggttgagggacaatcttctcttctcgctttacgcacaggccacaatcttgccatggtctgacgcacaggccacaatcagagcacaggttgagaagaagcgagactacagcctcccccacacaactactctgccactatctgacacacagatagcagacagcccacagaccttgaagagagacaacagcccgcccgacgccatcaacactgtgccctccccctcgctgatgctggcttggcgaggaacggccacccctctcctctgcattcccccatcgacgatgacctccagcctcatctctcccatagccacaacaacaactccagctccaatgactccctttgcgattttccagccgaatttaagaaactggaatatgctggcatcaaacttgcatctgtgtcaatgatagcatcgccacgtcatggccgcaggctgctaacacccaggaggatggcgccccacccccaccaccgtactgatagtagtcctgagtattactgagaaaaaaaagggttcagccgtagacacagtataaaggaagtttctcataatctgctgaacccaaggttgcctacgtcaaagcagggcaactttcgcattcatgctgtaaccaataagagagtaaacaaagggaaacttagacacactgctaacttcacaaatctcatatccattgcctccaaaccaaaaacaaccttaaagcctatcaacagcaccatcaggatggctctacctaatgtgaggtctcttaataacaaatcatttttagttaatgattttattaacacttctaaactggattttatgtttttaactgaaacatggctggaacaaaataacagtgcaaccgttctgatagagacagctcctcccgactataactttttgatgcatgtagatctggaaaaagaggtggaggggttgctgctatatttaaaaatgtatttcaggggaaacagatgttatttggtgattttccatcgttcgaataccttagtgctgtattgaaatgctcccccagagttctcctattaattatttacaggccacccacatattctgcaaattttttcgatgaattcacagaattattgtctagcatctccacagaatttgactgtctagttataactggtgacttcaattttgatactgatgatttgaatgacaagtgtgcaaaaaaactttttaccattttggacacatttgaactgtctcaacatgtgaaagaggctactcattgtaaggggcacactctagagcTGGTTATcgcaaagggcctcaatgtttctgatctctctgtgactgatccttccttgtctgaccacttttgtgttttctttaacatatcttttattcccgacatacagacaaaatcaaacactgtcaaaaaacggtatatcaatgaagattctaatgtactttttaaaaaggccatctccttgctaccacctctaaacccatgttctgctgatgatcttgtagaaaactttaatttgaaaattttgaaagtcatagatgtcattgcaccttataaggttaaaacgatttctggaaagcaaaaggcaccctggagaaaagctgcttctgtaacagcacagaaaaaagaatgcaggaaggttgaacgcatctggcgtaaaacagaacttcatattcaccatgatatctataaagagagcctccgtgcctacaatttagacttaaaaaatactagagaaacatttttctccaatatcattaaaaccaacactaataatgcaaaaaccctatttgcaactgttgacagactgaccaaccccccaacagaaattccacctgatctccattccacacagaaatgcaatgagtttgcagctttttatattgataaaattgaaggtatcagacgcgccatcaatatctccacgtcaaacaaaaatgttggactaccaccctgttcaggcaaaaattacgtggcaaggatggcatgctttgatgttatagactctcaaaatcttgtggaaactgtgacacaactaaagccatccacctgttgccttgatactatacctaccaacctctttaa
Coding sequences within:
- the LOC130393816 gene encoding uncharacterized protein LOC130393816 encodes the protein MCLGTALHLQWLYMAFGELPRKVNRSTALTLATSSSDTFMWMMGSSPSQLKPKPLICSSALKRTQASLAESNLKLHKIAFNSVAVMQAFTPGELAAGLKDLGLDEEVLPVQRSLGLCWNIDSDTFTFRVAVNDKPFTRRGVLSTVNSLFDLLGLVAPVTIRGRALLRELSADVHEWDTELPAEKFNKWETWKESLQDLSSLHLPRSYIQQSLSSATYTELCLFSDAYSWAIGAVAYLRVVLTKGHCRVGFVLRKAKLAPQPEPTTPCLELCGAVLAVEMAELILDELDHKPDALRFYCDSKVVLSYIHNSSERFFVYVHNRVHRIRRTTSPQQWHYVPTDQNPADLATRSVPGGHTLQTRRKWHTACPNLEVGDIVVLKQSQSPRHEWPMGLVTSTSPSGDGKVRKVEVRTTSQDKIKTFLRPISAVVLLLAKESQRSS